The following proteins are encoded in a genomic region of Nicotiana sylvestris chromosome 4, ASM39365v2, whole genome shotgun sequence:
- the LOC104247321 gene encoding E3 ubiquitin-protein ligase ATL23-like: MLVSVFLALFLPCVGMSAVFLVYICLLWYAASYQSAGAGTGNYTNDPVKPNQEKGLSAAQLDKLPKITGKELVMSNDCAVCLDEIESEQFARVVPGCNHGFHLECADTWLSKNPVCPVCRTKLEPDFFNPPENNPC, translated from the coding sequence ATGCTTGTCTCTGTGTTTCTCGCTCTGTTTCTTCCTTGTGTAGGAATGAGCGCCGTTTTCTTAGTCTACATCTGTTTGCTATGGTACGCCGCCAGCTACCAATCCGCCGGTGCCGGTACTGGAAATTACACAAATGACCCTGTGAAGCCGAACCAAGAAAAAGGTCTGTCCGCTGCTCAATTAGATAAACTACCAAAAATCACAGGGAAAGAACTGGTAATGAGCAATGATTGTGCGGTGTGTTTGGATGAAATAGAGAGCGAGCAATTTGCTAGGGTTGTTCCAGGTTGTAACCATGGATTTCATTTAGAATGTGCTGATACTTGGCTTTCCAAAAATCCAGTTTGTCCAGTTTGTAGAACAAAGCTTGagcctgacttctttaatcctCCTGAAAACAACCCTTGTTAA